The following coding sequences are from one Selenomonas sputigena ATCC 35185 window:
- a CDS encoding adenylosuccinate synthase — MSAVVVTGTQWGDEGKGKIVDYLAEKADTVVRYQGGSNAGHTVSVKGEEFKLRLLPSGILYHGKTNVVGNGVIFDPEVALEEMNAMQKRGIDTSGIRISNRAHVVLPYHRIMDGLAEEARGEGKIGTTKRGIGPCTMDKMNRIGIRVCDLVEPEEFRKRLKENLAIKNKELEKIYGHAPLSYEHILEEYEAYAALLKPHVCDTIALLNEELDAGKKVLFEGAQATMLDIDYGTYPYVTASHPVSGGVGVGAGVAPKRIDKVVGVVKAYCTRVGEGPFPTEQLNDIGDKIREAGHEFGTVTGRPRRTGWLDACVVRYAGQLSGLDYMAITRLDILDGFDEIKMCTGYKLDGKPLNEIPASLNVLARVEPVYETFEGWKEDISGCRDYAKLPEKARKYLERLSAVTGVAIGIVSVGPNRDQTIICANDIF; from the coding sequence ATGTCAGCAGTAGTAGTCACAGGCACGCAATGGGGCGATGAGGGCAAGGGAAAGATCGTCGACTACCTCGCCGAGAAGGCCGATACGGTCGTGCGCTATCAGGGCGGCAGCAATGCCGGACACACCGTCAGCGTCAAAGGCGAGGAGTTCAAGCTTCGCCTCCTGCCCTCGGGCATCCTTTACCACGGCAAGACGAACGTCGTCGGCAACGGCGTCATCTTCGATCCCGAAGTCGCGCTCGAAGAGATGAACGCCATGCAGAAGCGCGGCATCGACACTTCGGGCATCCGCATCTCGAACCGCGCGCACGTCGTCCTGCCCTATCACCGCATCATGGACGGACTCGCCGAGGAAGCGCGCGGCGAGGGGAAGATCGGCACGACGAAGCGCGGCATCGGCCCCTGCACCATGGACAAGATGAACCGCATAGGCATCCGCGTCTGCGACCTCGTCGAGCCGGAGGAGTTCCGAAAGCGCCTGAAGGAAAATCTCGCGATCAAGAACAAGGAACTGGAAAAGATCTACGGTCATGCGCCGCTCTCCTACGAGCATATCCTGGAAGAATACGAAGCTTATGCCGCTCTCCTAAAGCCCCATGTCTGCGACACCATCGCCCTCTTGAACGAGGAACTTGACGCTGGCAAGAAGGTGCTCTTCGAGGGCGCACAGGCGACAATGCTCGACATCGACTACGGCACCTACCCCTATGTTACGGCCTCGCATCCCGTATCGGGCGGCGTCGGCGTCGGAGCGGGCGTCGCGCCCAAGCGCATCGACAAGGTCGTCGGCGTCGTCAAGGCGTACTGCACGCGCGTCGGCGAAGGTCCATTCCCGACCGAGCAGCTCAACGACATCGGCGACAAGATCCGTGAAGCCGGCCACGAGTTCGGCACCGTCACGGGCAGGCCGCGCCGCACGGGCTGGCTCGACGCCTGCGTCGTGCGCTATGCGGGGCAGCTCTCGGGTCTCGACTACATGGCGATCACGCGCCTCGACATCCTCGACGGCTTTGACGAGATCAAGATGTGCACGGGCTACAAGCTCGACGGCAAGCCGCTGAACGAGATCCCCGCGAGCCTCAACGTCCTCGCGCGGGTCGAGCCTGTCTACGAGACATTCGAAGGCTGGAAGGAAGACATCTCGGGCTGCCGCGACTACGCGAAGCTGCCCGAAAAGGCGAGGAAATACCTCGAACGCCTCTCCGCCGTCACAGGCGTCGCCATCGGCATCGTCTCCGTCGGCCCGAACCGCGATCAGACGATCATCTGCGCGAACGATATTTTCTGA
- a CDS encoding FecCD family ABC transporter permease yields MEASEKILPAEVHPRARKRRIALVLGLVALALALIVSASAGAVHIAPEAIVPTLMGNGTPEDYRILYHIRLPRIITGALTGVNLALAGCILQGILKNPLADPGIIGVSAGAGLTAMCIMILFPAEVKFVPLGAFVGAMIAVALVFALSWDNGVHPMRMVLAGVAIAAFFGGAMTALMVFYSDRVQGTVNWMAGGFAGRSWSHVEMVLPYTLVGIAGTLLGSRWLNALQLGEETARSLGVHVARARLVLLVLAALLAASAVSAAGMLGFVGLVVPHMVRLLTGSDFDYLLPAAAIWGAVLVAGADAAARMAFAPVEIPVGVFMSFLGAPFFLYLLKKGLRRE; encoded by the coding sequence ATGGAAGCATCGGAAAAAATTCTTCCGGCAGAAGTGCATCCGCGTGCGCGAAAGAGGCGTATCGCCCTCGTCCTCGGTCTTGTCGCGCTCGCCCTTGCGCTCATCGTCAGCGCTTCGGCGGGTGCCGTGCACATCGCACCTGAAGCCATCGTGCCGACGCTCATGGGAAACGGCACGCCCGAGGACTATCGCATCCTCTACCACATCCGCCTGCCGCGCATCATCACGGGCGCTTTGACGGGTGTGAACCTCGCGCTCGCCGGCTGCATCCTGCAGGGCATATTGAAGAATCCGCTCGCCGATCCCGGCATCATCGGCGTCTCGGCGGGCGCGGGACTGACCGCCATGTGCATCATGATTCTCTTCCCCGCAGAAGTCAAGTTCGTGCCGCTCGGCGCATTTGTCGGCGCGATGATCGCCGTCGCGCTCGTCTTCGCGCTGTCGTGGGACAACGGCGTGCATCCGATGCGTATGGTGCTCGCGGGCGTCGCCATCGCGGCGTTCTTCGGCGGGGCGATGACGGCTCTGATGGTCTTCTACTCCGACCGCGTGCAGGGCACGGTGAACTGGATGGCGGGCGGCTTCGCGGGGCGCAGCTGGAGCCATGTGGAAATGGTTCTGCCCTACACGCTCGTCGGCATCGCGGGCACGCTCCTCGGCAGCCGCTGGCTCAACGCCTTGCAGCTCGGCGAGGAGACGGCGCGAAGCCTTGGCGTCCATGTGGCGCGTGCGCGGCTCGTGCTGCTCGTGCTCGCCGCCCTGCTCGCCGCATCTGCCGTGAGTGCTGCGGGCATGCTCGGCTTCGTCGGGCTCGTCGTGCCGCACATGGTGCGCCTTCTGACGGGATCGGATTTCGACTACCTGCTGCCCGCCGCCGCCATCTGGGGCGCTGTTCTTGTGGCGGGCGCCGATGCGGCGGCACGCATGGCATTCGCCCCTGTCGAGATTCCCGTCGGCGTGTTCATGTCGTTCTTGGGTGCGCCGTTCTTCCTCTATCTGCTCAAGAAGGGTCTTCGAAGGGAGTGA